tcttgataatggatgaaatttaaataccttttcaattggctcagcatttaatgtagttgtattataagtattagtgttcagtgacttttggagattatatgcaacctgttgataatatttattgaaaaagttacaaatgtctatactatcatccatataatttccatgttcatcgattatcctagggacattagtaactgtatccttttgagctgctctcctatttctattaattacctcccaaacagcagagttaaaattggtactagttgttaatatttcagctgttttcttacacttagctttcctcacttcttttgcatagtttttctttagacatttgtatttgacctcactcggaacatccctcactaatttaaattcctcataagcttccctaacaatatttctttgagtaaggatatcttcagttatccattcatctactttgtttaatttactttttactttgactttttttatcggacagcatacactaatgtgaaatcttagagtatcaatgaattgcttatatttgtaatttaggttacaactgttataaacactactccaattttcttgaagcagtttctgcttcaaacaatttatatttcctagctcatattgctgaatttctttcacaaaagttttttttctgcttggattctggccctgcaacttaacatctaaaatttgatagttatgatctgatagatctgagctacctaacctgacattacaaccttctatatttgtgaggatgttatcaataattgtctgtgaagttcgagttactcttgtatattcgtggaccttaatttctaaattattcatattaataatatctctaatatcctctgtcattttatcgtgcctggcaaaatcggtattgaaatctcctactactataacatttgtgaaacgagcggttgtaatttccaaaagtgtatggagcagctcacaaaatttttgccagtctccatttggtgacctatagatacctaacactactacctcaaatcgatcatcaattttaaccttagtcccgtcacctctaaatccatctcaacagaaaatctcttaacaaaatccagttcataagtttgggtatgtttagcattgctagtgaatatacatacaccaccacttctatgagctattctacaaaattctgatctcagtgaatagcctggaatcctaacttgatttatttcctttatttttaagccatgctctgtgaaaataacaatgtcaggatcctcctgtttaagaaatacttctaatctgtcaattttgttgcgaagatactgaatattttgatgataaatactaaaaaccttaccatcttgtgctactctatctctagcatttgtagctatttccctttccctgttttgagccaatttactaaaaaatcgttatttgtttttttgactgtttttaaaccagagtattgcaaacggctttcaatcagctctgccaatctattacaaaagattactttgccagatcgatttagatgcaacccatgattagtgaagttatgtcttttcagcctttcatttagaaaacaaatccccagttgtttagaattcttattttttaggctgttgattgtattatggattgatttgtttgtcgaattgattgcttcatttaattctggcctatcaaacctattaggaatagtacttattattaagtttgtttttttgctgagtggcacaatttccttgattttttctgttacttgaggaagatgattcaagttaggttcatttatattatttgagccacccagtacaattagatagtcattttcatcaaagtctttagtttgttccctagctgactctacaactgcattaattgatgcacttggcttgaaaaaacattggacatcaaatttattttttaatcttttatcaaggagatcactgcaatcacgtccatgactggacgtcagtagcagaactctccctttcctatctttatttccctcagctatatttttggttgctgtcttcaaaacctcactgtatgttttatttcgaccattttcagagcatttcccatcatttaggttagattctatttttttgcattggacggaggttctatcatacatttagtattatcaaatttagattttagtttctttatttcctccgacattagactacattgattttttagatttagtatttcttttttatggtcttcatcttgtaattttataatcagttccaaagatttaatttcttctaccatccctaacctttcttcctcagacgtttttaaagttacttctaattggttttttaaattagtgtggctactttgtagttgagcaactttttcggctaaagtagtttgaagaactggggtttttggttttggcgtttttgaattttggttttgggaacacGTAAGTACTCTcgctatgtttacatttctattattaaccttcggtgttttacttgagctcatcttcctatctaagaaattatattacttgcaataataataattgatttataaatgataggattttaatttggttataattttagtcaagtaaactatctatgtttatttttaaatctcgaaaacctaacctcaaactaacctctaaacggtgtttggctttttaaaatagaattaagaattaaaatctaaaacaaaatgataaaacgtgatcaagaaacaattaataatgaaataaacacaaaatttgaaaatttgaaaatttgaaaaatctgaaaACGATCGTCTTTTTATTATTTGCTTGTTATATTCTAGTGCTCTTGGGGTTTCGGGTTGAGTAATACTGAGGACAGATGAGAGGATAGATACCGAGAAATGCTTCAAagtatttgatatatttatcaatGTCTCATATTATAGAGAGCATCTTCCTTTTTTAAAATTCTCATGTGAGGATTATAAAAGTAAACAGAATATAATCCATGTTCAGAGTTCAGGATTAATTTGTGGTCTATGATATCCTCTCCATACATATTCAAAAGTATCAAGTCACCAGTGTCCTATTAGTAACAGTGTTTATCATGTCTAAAAGCTATTTTTATACTTCCTTAGCGGTTTGGAGTCCAGGAtgaattttccattattttatttaaatttctaGTCATGACCTAATTTGAATCATTCACTTCATAACTTATTAATTGGATCCTACCTCCTCCACAATTTGTTCAACCTGCTGTGAACTATAAATAGTATCATGCATGTTACAAAAAAATACTTTGCTGAGTGACGATAGAAGAAAATATTCTGCTGAATCACGCTATATATGCAGTATATACAGTAGATCCAGAGATGATGCAGATAGAATTTTCTGTTGTCTTTGATAGTACAGGCATATAATTGTTCAATATCATTTCATGTGACTGAATTAGAAATGCAGGATTCTTttaatagaattgaataatattggaatTGAATAAGCCAAGTGAAAAACAAATATTAGagtgaattgaaattttcacgAATCCATTTTTCAGCTACCTATATTTTGATTTCAGCTTGTCACTTTCATGCTGGATAAGTATAGGGTATAGAAGACACtgtatataaaaaaatcacttCATAATGGTGTTATACATAAATACTCTAGTGTTTCCAGTTGTACAATTATTTAGTAAGTTATTAATTTTGTATGGCTAATTTTCTACCAGGAGGAATATTTTCGAAAACCGGACAAAATATTCTtgtgtaggcctacttataATATAGGATGACACTTTATAATAGGATTATGTATACTGTGATAGGAAAAAAGTCAAGAAGAgcttgttcacagaactaggAAGTCTGTGAAGGTGATTGGATACTGTTGTAGCtgatagataaatattatttgaaagagGTCATTCACACATCTTGTTTGTCATCACTCAGCAAAGTATTATCTTTTATGGAGTAATGCCATCTTGCGATTAGGcttaattattttatgaatcataataaaatgaaaaaaaaaacaattatctaATATCGCAATGATTGAAGTGGAATGAAAGACAAATTGATACTGTGatctatagatcacaaaggttGAAGATAATTGACCTCTCAGAATTAGCAGTAACAGATAAGTGATTCAATTGTATAAAAGCACTGACTGATGGCAATTGCAAGTATAGTTCTCACATCTCACCATGCAGTACAGTCTGATCTTGTTAGCTCTGGTTGGCTTCGTAGCCGCAGAGACCTTCCAGCAGGAGGTGCCTCACAAGCAGCAGCAAGATGTGAAGGATCTATTCTACAGCCCCAACTATGACAGCAGCTACTATCCTTTCTACTATGCCCGCGATTACAACAGGAACTACTACCCATACAGCTATGGAAGGAACTTCTACCCAGCCAAGGACCAGTACTATGGACCATACAACAGCCAGAGCTACTACCCATACAGCAGCCAGAACTACTACCCATACAGCAGCCAGAGCTACTACCCATACAACAGCCAGAGCTACTACCCATACACCAGCCAGAGCTACTACCCATACAGCAGCCAGAGCTACTACCCATACAACAGCCAGAGCTACTACCCATACAGCAGCCAGAGCTACTACCCATACAACAGCCAGAGCTACTACCCATACAGCAGCCAGAGCTACTACCCATACAACAGCCAGAGCTACTACCCATACAGCAGCCAGAGCTACTACCCATCCCAGTACAAGTACGACAGCTACTACCCATACAGCCAGAACTACGAGAGCTCCTACCCACAGAACTACCCATACAACTACTACAGCCAGAACTACCCATTCAGCTACAACAGGCAGTACTACCCATTCAACTACAACAGCCAGAGCTTCCCATTCAACTACTATGGCCAGAACTACCCATTCAACTACCAGTACCAGGGACAGTACTACCCATTCAACTACAACAGCCAGTACTACCCATACAACTATCAGAGCCAGAACTACCCATTCAATGctaaaatgaatgtcaagaaCTTCAATGAACAGAACAGTGAGTAGCCTGACTTATTATTTTAATACCTCACAAATTAAATGGATTTCCTTACTTAGGTActgttttttcaagatttgtGTTTTTTTTGGAATATCAGAGCTGCATTGATGGTCCATAGCCACACATTCATTGCTTGCTTATCCAATTAATTAAGATACAATTTGCatagtttttatattttatataaatattaaaaataataaatatttccaCTTTCATAAAACTTGGATTAATAATTACTTCGAAAACactcaaaatatttaaatttgtggtgtgaataattctttctctctattttatcTTTATACAGCCTTTATATTTGACAAAATACTTTTAATTCactaaaaacaatcaataaaagaaatattgactgatatttttaaaatacggTAATGCTAGTCTACATGCCAAGAGAGCAGCATGCTTAATACCTACCTCGAATGAAAAACACGATATTCCACCCTCTTTTAATTCAATATACAATGAAATATCAAGCTCTTTTATAATCGCACTAAACATTGAACTTTGAATTCAAAACTAAACCATATTAAATAACTTACAAGAATGAGGTTGCaccatttaaaataataatgaagtcTATCATCTAATTATTAAATGTTTCCTTTCAAAATCCCACTTAATTATTTGTTCACTTAActttacaaaattaattgattcaagTAATTGATAATCAAGTAATTCATTCTTTCCTTGtgtttcattttttgtgtaatcGATACAATCTgagagaacaataataattattattatattgattcaaaAAGAAACATGTTTTAGTctagtcaatatagacatgaaaaagggggtgtgcttgcaatatatcatattgtagctctgattttttaatatattatttgagatattattttaatatattaatagATACACGAGAGAAGTCCAAAACCAATTCCTTCATGCAAAATCTCCTTGTGCTAGATGCAGAGTGGCGCAAAGGccttgtattttcggttcattttccagttctcAGCTATTTCCGCTTAGTCCAGTAATCTGATAGAATAAATTTGCTCAAGCctctttttagattataaaattctgaataaaatgatatcATTCAGAAATGTCTATCTCCattgagtactgagttatgatttttcaaaaatcagtgaaatttaagaaaaaatcaactttgattaattttagtttttgatcaacaatatctttcgattgttaccatttagatgtttAATTCAAAATCCTCTGGGCGCAGTTTTGTGCTCTACANNNNNNNNNNNNNNNNNNNNNNNNNNNNNNNNNNNNNNNNNNNNNNNNNNNNNNNNNNNNNNNNNNNNNNNNNNNNNNNNNNNNNNNNNNNNNNNNNNNNcgtagccaaaagtgcacgatatattgtttttagtgttaagtgttgagttttcgtagaagtaaggagatgaaatagtgtattcatcacaatatcggatttttcaaatagtcattgtttcgactcgtctcccaattacctatttaaaatatcctgggggcttttgtgtgatgaatttttcaaatagatctcatgaaaagagagaaaaattgtgattaccttttaaaatgaaggaatttgctaaaggaatagttagcgaccgagcgataaagcttacttatcaataactgtatattagataagagtaccgttctgtactgaatatttttctaggaaaattattcaataaaattataattattttgcgaataaagcacaaattatttatgaatcgctcactgattttgaggttacactttgtttactatcgatcagatgtttttaaaacagttcgaacgcagctgactgattcaaagcattgtcaaatgtcatgccggttttcatgcaaggtaaaatatcattcctaaaaattataaaactatcaataaaggatcaagaatttcaaaataaaaaataaaatgtatgtattattgttgaaattatttattatttaagaaattatattatacgtcaggtcttattgtaactaaataggtcatagcatgaaattatattattgataaaatggcagaaattaattataataatctcaaacctaataaaaattgtacaagaatattaatttattaataatttaattcaactgaaccacatggtaattaaatctctatggcaggtctaagccaatcacagtgcatagaaatagcaccaagacggtgatcgtttgaaagcaacacatgttaatctattatcagacaccaaccctgccttatcagttacactagcacgtgtacattgtatgagaggaactatgtctagaagattaagcagttttaagaattacataaattaaattattattgtaattaaaggaattgtattctactacttgccactgacgtcatgtttacgtcacaagcgttctaccaatggcaatttttatgcaaattattacattgagattctgagaagcaaggtctagcctaaaagcttagagaaaagaacagcacttcccttttgaaatcctcaccgtgcagatctcttttatagttaccaaagacctatttgtgaaaatttcttgttcgattttaaatgttctatttgtgagccgatattttaggccaatttatttgttattcgtaaatttctgttctcatcaatcgataaatttaaaagcttaaagtaaattatcccttaattaattcggtgaaggagatatttaaattaaaattccccacgtgctgaaccgaagcctggattgccgccgatcaaacgatttttgatctaaagaagaaaaccacgattACCAaggaattcacgtgagttataagtcataaggggccccaatctacgcttcgaaaatatttcagtgcagaaaaacataaatttttcttcgttaaattattggccacgccgacaagcgctttaacatttaagagcctagaatttattcatattgaatttataagaatttgtagttgattaactatcctccgctgcctgaaccacgaccccgagcaattttaaaatattttataattcattttttttctcactattttttttttcaaaactgttaaactttatcaattgtaaaattctgttgaatcacgcatggtatcatgcaagcacaagaaattttttaactattctgttaatgctaaattattatcaacctgtaaatcaaattctgaatctgcactgtatgattgcatattttattgtaatatatttcagttttgttaattcgctttctgagttcgattatttcttaagcctgtcaattattgtgtctgatacgttctatattattaagaaccgatcgaatacgatcattagaataattgaattaagctggatattggaacaggtctaagtggatgtagcgagtggggtcagatcaagatatttattctttgtccttacctgctcatatatcagcttttatctgttacctacctcgacttaggagcgaatgcatcaattgtacagcagaggcagccatagatcatataaattcctacaatagagcttaaaacccgacaagactctgttctcgaaatatattctgaacaatatttggttcaaataccgtattttaatccttcagaacttattagagacgcagtcccgtaaattagctacatcgggatttttgctcgacctgtatgattttgtatgctcattcttcacaggtaataattttaaggtatccgtattcagtgtttagcgatcgctacactacttataaaaatttcatcacaatacaatttgtcattagaagaatcaagggtgagcgagcgtttaggcctcccgcgattccgacaattgtattgaatcttgtagtggatcaatcagtctggtgtacactcagcgtccacacacgcaattacaaaatttttagccgctacaccattgactcagtacaagattcactctacatgtgtgaagccttcaaatcacgctccacatgattttgccggcccaacgtgaggcatttagattcaGCACTACAGTAGCTATGTTTCTTTTTAAGCCAATGTCTAAGGCATTAATTTGGTGTAGTATTAAAATGCGAATTTAATGTGAGTTGAGAAGAATTTTATGTTCCAACGTTAACAACAAATTGGACATTCTTGCGAACTAGTGACGGATACATAATATCgatctattcaatttattccgtaaattaaatctatttcattCCAACAGTCGTTGTTTCTCCACTCTCCAGTCGCCCTGTTCTCACTTAGTTAAGGCATGTTAAATAGATAAGAGGGAGAGTCGAACAGTTCTGCTGTGGTCTGCGTCTCCTGGAGGAGTTTGTGCCTCTTTCCCATTGGGGTTGAGATTTCAACCCACTTGAACTCAGAGGGCCTCTTCCAGGGTCGTATAGGCAGGACTGGGCCGACCTTCTAACTAGGTTTAAGTTTATGTCCGAACTGGTTGGGCCCGCTACCAGATCTACCCGCCAGTTCGGTTACATTATTTGGTGGCCCCAGCGGTGGGATTAGGCTGCAAAAATGCCTAATGGTCGTAGATTATTATCATACAATGTCGCCGAATTCATTGTAGAGCTTGTATCAATCATAGTTGACCTTATGCCAAGTTTCAACCATTACGCACACAATGTGTTCTCAATGCTTATTGAAATGATCGATGCACTGTTAGGAATTTTTGactatttgattgattgattgatttaagaGAATTAATTGAGTTAATTAACTCTGATTCAATTCAAGTGACCCTTCAAATTCACCCTTCAATTCGGAGTA
Above is a window of Nilaparvata lugens isolate BPH chromosome 4, ASM1435652v1, whole genome shotgun sequence DNA encoding:
- the LOC111050497 gene encoding adhesive plaque matrix protein-like isoform X3, yielding MQYSLILLALVGFVAAETFQQEVPHKQQQDVKDLFYSPNYDSSYYPFYYARDYNRNYYPYSYGRNFYPAKDQYYGPYNSQSYYPYSSQSYYPSQYKYDSYYPYSQNYESSYPQNYPYNYYSQNYPFSYNRQYYPFNYNSQSFPFNYYGQNYPFNYQYQGQYYPFNYNSQYYPYNYQSQNYPFNAKMNVKNFNEQNSE
- the LOC111050497 gene encoding adhesive plaque matrix protein-like isoform X1, with product MQYSLILLALVGFVAAETFQQEVPHKQQQDVKDLFYSPNYDSSYYPFYYARDYNRNYYPYSYGRNFYPAKDQYYGPYNSQSYYPYSSQNYYPYSSQSYYPYSSQSYYPSQYKYDSYYPYSQNYESSYPQNYPYNYYSQNYPFSYNRQYYPFNYNSQSFPFNYYGQNYPFNYQYQGQYYPFNYNSQYYPYNYQSQNYPFNAKMNVKNFNEQNSE
- the LOC111050497 gene encoding adhesive plaque matrix protein-like isoform X4; translated protein: MQYSLILLALVGFVAAETFQQEVPHKQQQDVKDLFYSPNYDSSYYPFYYARDYNRNYYPYSYGRNFYPAKDQYYGPYNSQSYYPYSSQSYYPSQYKYDSYYPYSQNYESSYPQNYPYNYYSQNYPFSYNRQYYPFNYNSQSFPFNYYGQNYPFNYQYQGQYYPFNYNSQYYPYNYQSQNYPFNAKMNVKNFNEQNSE
- the LOC111050497 gene encoding adhesive plaque matrix protein-like isoform X2 produces the protein MQYSLILLALVGFVAAETFQQEVPHKQQQDVKDLFYSPNYDSSYYPFYYARDYNRNYYPYSYGRNFYPAKDQYYGPYNSQSYYPYNSQSYYPYSSQSYYPSQYKYDSYYPYSQNYESSYPQNYPYNYYSQNYPFSYNRQYYPFNYNSQSFPFNYYGQNYPFNYQYQGQYYPFNYNSQYYPYNYQSQNYPFNAKMNVKNFNEQNSE